Proteins from a genomic interval of Candidatus Nomurabacteria bacterium:
- a CDS encoding ATP-binding protein yields the protein METSGLSAAQPLLVLVIGIPGSGKTFFARQFSDSYKFFCLDSGKFESELQDLNSSYEDVSKVSNKLVENTYDQALKAFRHIILTGSYNNVKQRNEVITKAQKSGYRTLIVWVQTDEETAKFRATNRDKRRLDDRGSVQLTEDEFTEQSKNFKKPDLKNESFVVISGKHDFKSQSVIVLKKIASMYMNNLNNNSSSSSSISSTRTVLR from the coding sequence ATGGAAACATCTGGTCTAAGTGCGGCTCAGCCTCTACTGGTTTTGGTAATTGGTATCCCAGGTAGTGGAAAGACTTTTTTTGCTCGGCAATTCTCTGATAGTTATAAATTTTTTTGTTTAGATTCGGGTAAATTCGAGTCCGAACTGCAAGACTTAAACTCTTCTTATGAAGATGTTTCTAAAGTCAGCAATAAATTAGTAGAAAATACTTATGATCAAGCACTAAAAGCTTTTAGGCACATAATACTAACGGGATCTTACAATAATGTTAAACAACGGAATGAGGTAATTACTAAGGCACAAAAGTCTGGCTATAGGACTCTAATTGTCTGGGTTCAAACAGACGAAGAAACTGCAAAGTTTAGAGCAACGAATAGAGATAAAAGAAGACTTGATGATCGAGGCTCAGTACAATTGACAGAAGATGAGTTTACAGAACAAAGTAAGAATTTTAAAAAACCAGATTTAAAGAATGAATCATTTGTTGTGATCAGTGGTAAACATGATTTTAAGAGTCAAAGCGTAATTGTCTTAAAAAAGATTGCAAGTATGTATATGAATAATCTAAATAATAACTCTTCCTCCTCATCTTCAATATCTTCAACAAGAACAGTCCTGAGATAA
- a CDS encoding M48 family metallopeptidase codes for MNDPGSPFSQSFEIEGIGMIKIKRRKGQKSTTLRLNKTGGVIVSTNYSTPLYSLRRFVIDNKLWLDEAKQKSGITQDVEIFDGQLLIPGLIFKIEHQPGLADIEFKYRKNQNYITLKTPFLTTSLKLNEEKRDQLEVLVVKALREKAQGYLPNRLAYISNEMQTQYNSVTIRNTSGRWGSCSSRNDINLSLWLMILPSKLIDYVIVHELAHTRHKNHKKEFWQEVEKFCPNYMMLRQKLKKHSSQVWW; via the coding sequence ATGAATGATCCAGGATCGCCTTTCTCTCAAAGTTTCGAAATAGAGGGAATCGGAATGATTAAGATTAAAAGACGCAAAGGTCAAAAAAGTACTACTTTAAGATTAAATAAAACTGGAGGAGTTATAGTTAGTACTAATTACTCTACCCCTTTATATAGTTTAAGAAGATTTGTTATAGATAATAAACTTTGGCTCGATGAGGCAAAGCAGAAAAGTGGAATTACTCAAGATGTTGAGATTTTTGATGGTCAATTATTAATACCTGGTCTAATTTTTAAAATAGAACATCAGCCAGGGTTAGCAGATATTGAATTCAAATACAGAAAGAATCAAAATTATATTACTCTAAAAACTCCTTTCTTAACTACTTCTCTTAAGCTTAATGAAGAGAAGAGGGATCAGTTAGAGGTTCTTGTAGTAAAAGCTCTAAGAGAAAAAGCTCAAGGTTATTTACCTAATAGACTGGCTTATATATCAAATGAAATGCAGACCCAATATAATTCTGTGACTATTAGAAATACATCAGGCAGGTGGGGCTCATGTTCTTCTAGAAATGACATCAACTTAAGTCTTTGGTTAATGATTCTTCCGAGCAAGCTGATTGACTATGTAATTGTGCATGAACTCGCGCACACAAGGCATAAAAATCACAAAAAAGAATTCTGGCAAGAAGTTGAAAAGTTCTGCCCAAACTATATGATGCTAAGACAGAAACTTAAAAAGCACTCGTCTCAAGTTTGGTGGTAG
- a CDS encoding PAS domain-containing protein codes for MKVKSAPGEFKLLRSNIVFILAISFMIAISGLFISFGTDYLYDNGKLIYTLTFMSFVGLAVFAFLRLQLRVAALATELRRTAEEEEFERNRTLTLINSIKDAVIFVDDSGHVVLYNAATLDLLNTNVSISRQAVETVFKPAQGSAVDFRRLMAELKGSQTINFKNEVGDGRYIDLTVSVSRARSGYGKIGMRGFVFVAKLSGVENTESEQYHLERHALRNSWAIIEGSIENAQLMLSRDNIEGAKKAIDTAINSAEQVKQKIL; via the coding sequence ATGAAGGTAAAGTCGGCTCCGGGAGAATTCAAGCTTTTAAGATCTAATATAGTTTTTATATTAGCTATTTCTTTCATGATTGCCATAAGTGGATTATTCATCTCCTTTGGAACTGATTATTTATATGATAACGGAAAACTTATATACACACTAACATTTATGTCTTTTGTAGGTTTGGCTGTTTTTGCTTTTTTAAGATTACAGCTCCGAGTTGCCGCTCTTGCAACAGAACTTAGAAGAACTGCCGAAGAAGAAGAGTTTGAAAGAAATAGAACCTTAACTCTAATTAATAGTATTAAAGATGCTGTGATATTTGTTGATGACAGTGGTCACGTGGTTCTATATAATGCTGCGACTTTGGATCTTTTAAATACTAACGTTAGTATATCAAGACAAGCCGTAGAAACTGTATTTAAACCGGCTCAAGGGTCTGCAGTTGATTTTAGACGTTTAATGGCGGAGCTAAAAGGATCTCAGACAATTAACTTTAAAAATGAAGTTGGAGACGGAAGATACATAGATTTGACAGTTTCTGTATCACGGGCTCGAAGTGGTTACGGAAAAATTGGAATGCGAGGCTTTGTTTTTGTAGCTAAGCTTAGTGGAGTTGAGAATACAGAATCCGAACAATATCATCTAGAAAGGCATGCTCTAAGAAATTCTTGGGCTATAATTGAGGGTAGTATAGAGAATGCTCAACTTATGCTATCTAGGGATAACATTGAGGGCGCTAAAAAGGCCATTGATACCGCTATAAACAGCGCTGAACAAGTTAAGCAGAAAATACTTTAA